The following proteins are co-located in the Bosea sp. AS-1 genome:
- a CDS encoding ABC transporter permease has product MIALFSTRRLGAMLAKEFVQMRRDRITFAMMLAVPIVQLLLFGYAINNDPRGLPAAILALGQDPYTRAVVSALEVSNYYRFGERPQSAAEAESLMAKGEISFLVTIPSDFGARVERADRPRILVEADATDPAAASGAVSALGTIASRALLRAQGREPVTDPAGASGDSLSFVVHRRYNPENITQYNIVPGLLGVILQMTMVMMTAMALTREIERGTMENLLAMPATAGEIMLGKVLPYLAVGAVQVVIVLGAAKLLFAVPFLGGLGLLLSCVLIFVLALVLLGYTISTMARTQLQAMQLTFFFFLPSLMLSGFMFPFAGMPGWAQALGELFPLTHFLRIIRAIMLKGADLGDIGDEVFYLSLFVPVFAGVALLRFRSTLD; this is encoded by the coding sequence CCACCCGCCGGCTCGGCGCCATGCTGGCCAAGGAATTCGTGCAGATGCGGCGCGACCGCATCACCTTCGCGATGATGCTGGCGGTGCCGATCGTCCAGCTCCTGCTCTTCGGCTACGCGATCAACAACGATCCGCGCGGGCTGCCGGCGGCGATTTTGGCGCTCGGGCAGGACCCCTATACCCGCGCCGTGGTCTCCGCGCTGGAGGTTTCGAACTATTACCGTTTCGGCGAGCGGCCGCAGAGCGCGGCCGAGGCCGAAAGCCTGATGGCGAAGGGCGAGATCTCCTTCCTCGTCACCATTCCCAGCGATTTCGGCGCTCGCGTCGAGCGGGCGGACCGGCCGCGCATCCTGGTCGAGGCTGACGCGACCGATCCGGCGGCGGCAAGCGGCGCCGTCTCGGCGCTGGGCACCATCGCGAGCCGGGCTCTGCTGCGCGCGCAGGGACGTGAGCCTGTGACCGATCCCGCTGGCGCCAGCGGCGACAGTCTCTCCTTCGTCGTCCACCGGCGCTACAACCCGGAGAACATCACCCAGTACAACATTGTGCCGGGCCTCCTCGGCGTCATCCTGCAGATGACCATGGTGATGATGACGGCGATGGCTCTGACCCGCGAGATCGAGCGCGGCACCATGGAGAATTTGCTCGCCATGCCGGCGACGGCCGGCGAGATCATGCTCGGCAAGGTGCTGCCTTATCTCGCGGTCGGCGCCGTGCAGGTGGTGATCGTGCTGGGGGCGGCGAAATTGCTCTTCGCCGTGCCTTTCCTTGGCGGGCTCGGCCTGCTGCTTTCCTGCGTGCTGATCTTCGTGCTGGCACTGGTGCTGCTGGGCTACACGATCTCGACGATGGCGCGCACGCAGCTCCAGGCGATGCAACTCACCTTCTTCTTCTTCCTGCCCTCGTTGATGCTGTCTGGCTTCATGTTCCCCTTCGCCGGCATGCCGGGCTGGGCGCAGGCGCTGGGCGAATTGTTCCCGCTGACGCATTTCCTGCGGATCATCCGCGCGATCATGTTAAAGGGCGCCGATCTCGGGGATATCGGCGACGAGGTTTTCTATCTGAGCCTGTTCGTGCCGGTCTTCGCAGGCGTCGCACTGCTGCGCTTCCGGAGCACGCTGGACTAG
- a CDS encoding acyl-CoA carboxylase subunit beta, with protein MKDILEQLEARREGARKGGGERRIEAQHKRGKLTARERIELLLDKDSFEEFDMFVQHRAVDFGMDKAEKIPGDGVVTGWGTVNGRTVFVFSKDFTVFGGSLSETHAQKIIKIQDMALKMRAPIVGLFDAGGARIQEGVAALGGYGEVFKRNVQASGVIPQISVIMGPCAGGDVYSPAMTDFIFMVRDTSYMFVTGPEVVKTVTNETVTSEELGGAKVHTSKSSVADGSFENDVEALLQVRRLLDFLPANNTVGVPEWPSFDVPDRVDTSLDTLVPDNPNKPYDIKELILKTVDEGDFFEIQEAYAKNIVTGFARIEGRTVGIVANQPMVLAGVLDSDASRKAARFVRYCDAFEIPIVTFVDVPGFLPGTAQEYGGLIKHGAKLLFAYSECTVPLVTIITRKAFGGAYDVMASKHIGADVNYAWPTAQIAVMGAKGAVEIIFRGGDAETIARQTREYEDRFMSPFVAAERGYIDEVIMPHSTRRRIARALAMLRTKSVERPWRKHDNIPL; from the coding sequence GCTCGACAAGGACTCCTTCGAGGAGTTCGACATGTTCGTTCAGCACCGTGCCGTGGATTTCGGCATGGACAAGGCCGAGAAGATCCCCGGCGACGGCGTCGTCACCGGCTGGGGCACGGTCAATGGCCGCACCGTCTTCGTCTTCTCCAAGGACTTCACCGTCTTCGGCGGCTCGCTCTCCGAGACCCATGCCCAGAAGATCATCAAGATCCAGGACATGGCGCTGAAGATGCGCGCGCCCATCGTCGGCCTGTTCGATGCCGGCGGCGCCCGTATCCAGGAGGGTGTTGCGGCGCTCGGCGGCTATGGCGAGGTCTTCAAGCGGAACGTGCAAGCCTCGGGTGTGATCCCGCAGATCTCCGTGATCATGGGTCCCTGTGCCGGCGGCGACGTCTACTCTCCGGCGATGACCGACTTCATCTTCATGGTCCGCGACACGAGCTACATGTTCGTCACCGGCCCTGAGGTGGTGAAGACCGTCACCAACGAGACCGTCACCTCCGAGGAGCTCGGCGGCGCCAAGGTTCACACCTCGAAGTCCTCTGTCGCCGACGGCTCCTTCGAGAACGACGTCGAGGCGCTCTTGCAGGTGCGCCGCCTGCTCGATTTCCTGCCCGCCAACAACACCGTCGGCGTGCCCGAATGGCCGAGCTTCGACGTGCCGGACCGTGTCGATACCAGCCTCGACACGCTCGTCCCGGACAATCCGAACAAGCCCTACGACATCAAGGAGCTGATCCTGAAGACGGTCGACGAGGGCGACTTCTTCGAGATTCAGGAAGCCTACGCGAAGAACATCGTCACCGGCTTCGCGCGCATCGAGGGCCGCACCGTCGGCATCGTCGCCAACCAGCCGATGGTACTGGCCGGCGTGCTCGACTCCGATGCTTCGCGCAAGGCCGCCCGCTTCGTGCGCTATTGCGACGCCTTCGAGATCCCGATCGTCACCTTCGTCGACGTTCCCGGCTTCCTGCCGGGCACCGCGCAGGAATATGGCGGCCTGATCAAGCACGGCGCCAAGCTGCTCTTCGCCTACAGCGAATGCACCGTGCCGCTGGTCACGATCATCACGCGAAAAGCCTTCGGCGGCGCTTATGACGTGATGGCCTCCAAGCACATCGGCGCCGATGTGAACTATGCCTGGCCGACGGCGCAGATCGCGGTGATGGGCGCCAAGGGCGCGGTTGAGATCATCTTCCGCGGCGGCGACGCCGAGACCATCGCGCGCCAGACCAGGGAATATGAGGACCGCTTCATGTCGCCCTTCGTCGCGGCCGAGCGAGGCTATATCGACGAAGTCATCATGCCCCACTCGACCCGCCGCCGCATCGCCCGGGCGCTCGCCATGCTGCGCACCAAGAGCGTCGAGCGGCCGTGGAGGAAGCACGACAACATCCCGCTCTGA